The Anabaena sp. WA102 genome contains a region encoding:
- a CDS encoding salt stress protein, Slr1339 family, with product MDSIDKLLAELKTEYTEPKTTPPQNNLTPVKLISPTIKSDIFIDNLLSEVQADLAENKTEYIQSNPTKPQNRLSPIQFVHSPDPKSDVFVNNLLADVQADILAKDAAIALQKQEELTQEKIRQEKLQVKQKAALQKSAEQWLDQLDPLSSEGIWFEKFAEGYPNKLLAAIDYLQTNS from the coding sequence ATGGATTCCATTGACAAGCTATTAGCTGAACTCAAAACTGAATATACAGAACCAAAAACAACACCACCACAAAATAATTTAACCCCAGTTAAATTGATTTCACCGACCATAAAATCAGATATATTCATAGATAATTTGTTATCAGAAGTCCAAGCTGATTTGGCGGAAAATAAAACTGAATATATCCAATCCAACCCGACAAAACCACAAAATAGATTATCTCCTATTCAATTTGTTCATTCACCTGATCCTAAATCAGATGTATTTGTCAACAACTTATTAGCAGATGTACAAGCTGATATTTTGGCAAAAGATGCGGCGATCGCACTGCAAAAACAAGAAGAATTAACACAGGAGAAAATTCGTCAAGAAAAACTTCAAGTTAAACAAAAAGCAGCTTTACAAAAATCTGCTGAACAATGGTTAGATCAATTAGATCCATTGTCATCAGAAGGAATATGGTTTGAAAAATTTGCTGAAGGTTATCCTAATAAATTATTAGCCGCAATTGATTATTTGCAAACTAATTCCTAA
- a CDS encoding vWA domain-containing protein encodes MMSDRDYTLIIDKSGSMSTPDQVGGRTRWQIAQESTIALARKCEEFDPDGITVYVFSGRFKRYENVTAAKVAQIFQENDPAGTTNLGSVLQDALNSYFQRKAAGTTKPNGETILVITDGEPDDRKAVFEIIISATRQMEKDEELAISMIQVGADPQATKFLKALDDQLQSVGAKFDICDTVTLDDLEDMSLADVLMNAITD; translated from the coding sequence ATGATGAGCGATCGTGACTATACCTTAATTATTGACAAAAGTGGTAGTATGTCCACACCCGACCAAGTGGGCGGGAGAACTAGATGGCAGATAGCCCAAGAATCTACCATTGCTTTAGCCAGAAAGTGCGAAGAATTTGATCCAGACGGCATTACAGTTTACGTTTTTTCCGGCAGATTTAAACGTTATGAGAACGTGACTGCTGCCAAAGTAGCCCAAATATTTCAAGAAAATGATCCAGCAGGGACAACTAACTTAGGAAGTGTACTTCAAGATGCCTTGAATAGCTACTTTCAACGCAAAGCTGCTGGTACTACCAAACCTAATGGAGAAACCATTTTAGTCATTACCGACGGTGAACCAGATGATCGCAAAGCTGTATTTGAAATTATCATCAGTGCGACTCGACAAATGGAAAAAGATGAAGAATTAGCAATTTCCATGATTCAAGTCGGTGCAGATCCTCAAGCTACCAAATTTCTTAAAGCCTTAGATGATCAATTACAAAGTGTTGGTGCTAAATTCGATATTTGTGATACCGTAACTTTAGATGATTTAGAAGACATGAGTTTGGCTGACGTTTTAATGAACGCCATCACTGATTAA
- a CDS encoding vWA domain-containing protein, whose amino-acid sequence MLENRDYTLIIDKSGSMATPDQKGGRTRWATAQESTLALASKCEQFDPDGITIYLFSGKFKRYENVTSAKVTQIFTENDPSGTTDLAGVLKHATDDYLQRKACGTTKPNGETILVVTDGEPDDRKAVMKVIIEVSRRLDRDEELAISFIQVGNDAQATRFLKILDDELQSAGAKFDICDTVTMDDMEDMSLSEVLLNAIND is encoded by the coding sequence ATGCTAGAAAACCGTGATTACACCTTAATTATTGATAAAAGCGGTAGCATGGCTACCCCAGATCAAAAAGGTGGGAGAACTAGATGGGCAACAGCACAAGAATCTACTTTGGCCTTAGCCAGTAAATGTGAACAATTTGATCCAGATGGCATTACTATTTATTTGTTTTCTGGAAAATTCAAACGTTATGAAAATGTCACATCTGCCAAAGTAACACAAATTTTCACAGAAAATGATCCTTCAGGAACAACAGATTTAGCCGGTGTTTTGAAACACGCTACCGATGATTATCTACAACGCAAAGCCTGCGGTACAACTAAACCCAATGGAGAAACAATTTTAGTAGTTACTGACGGTGAACCAGATGATCGTAAAGCCGTCATGAAGGTAATTATTGAAGTTTCTCGACGTTTGGATAGAGATGAAGAATTAGCTATTTCTTTTATCCAAGTCGGTAATGATGCTCAAGCTACCCGCTTTTTGAAAATATTGGATGATGAACTACAAAGTGCAGGTGCTAAGTTTGATATTTGCGACACCGTTACAATGGATGATATGGAAGATATGAGTTTATCAGAAGTTTTGCTCAATGCCATTAATGACTAG
- a CDS encoding glycoside hydrolase family 10 protein produces MRFNFYPFGFREILKKLFLPLFLISLLIVLWGNTFTPVTAQTSRQEIRGVWMTNNDLDILKDRTKVQEAVTQLQQLNFNTIYPVVWNSGYVMYPSEVAKRLEIQPFVFQGLDGHDILADLIDKAHRQNLLVIPWFEFGFMTPPSSELAMNKPEWLTRKKDGTQTSISAGGEVSWLNPFHPQVQQFISDLLVELTQKYNIDGIQFDDHTSLPSEFGYDKYTVALYQQETKKTPPSDPQNPEWVNWRANKITEFMVRLNQTVKQIKPKMIFSVSPNYYNHAYKFQLQDWLNWVRLDIVDELIVQVYKENLDHFIGKLSRPEMEEVKQKIPAGIGVMAGLRTKSVSMQQIQSQVRAAQQRGLGVAFFYYESLWNTAPEALKERLAGFKSLFPYPASRTAVESRGWEIKVESTPEETKVESIPGETNLTVTDQIPF; encoded by the coding sequence ATGAGATTCAATTTTTATCCATTTGGTTTTCGGGAAATACTTAAAAAGTTATTTCTGCCTTTGTTTTTAATTTCCTTACTCATAGTTTTATGGGGAAACACCTTCACACCTGTAACAGCCCAAACATCACGTCAAGAAATTCGTGGTGTATGGATGACAAATAATGATCTTGATATTCTTAAAGATAGGACTAAAGTTCAGGAAGCAGTCACACAACTGCAACAACTCAATTTTAACACTATCTATCCCGTAGTTTGGAACTCTGGTTATGTCATGTATCCTAGTGAAGTCGCCAAACGTCTAGAAATCCAACCATTTGTATTTCAAGGCTTAGATGGACATGATATTCTTGCCGATTTAATTGATAAAGCCCATCGGCAAAATTTACTAGTAATTCCTTGGTTTGAATTTGGGTTTATGACTCCTCCCAGTTCAGAATTAGCCATGAATAAACCAGAATGGTTAACACGCAAAAAAGATGGGACTCAAACATCTATTAGTGCCGGCGGAGAGGTTTCATGGTTAAATCCATTCCATCCCCAAGTCCAACAGTTTATTAGTGATCTTCTAGTAGAACTTACTCAAAAATATAATATTGATGGTATTCAGTTTGATGATCATACAAGTTTACCTTCGGAATTTGGCTACGATAAATATACAGTTGCCTTATATCAACAAGAAACCAAAAAAACGCCACCAAGTGATCCTCAAAACCCAGAATGGGTAAATTGGCGGGCAAATAAAATTACAGAATTTATGGTGAGACTGAATCAAACAGTTAAACAGATCAAACCGAAAATGATTTTCTCCGTCTCACCTAATTACTATAATCATGCCTATAAATTTCAACTCCAAGATTGGTTGAACTGGGTACGATTAGACATAGTAGATGAGTTAATTGTCCAAGTTTATAAGGAAAATTTAGATCATTTTATTGGCAAGCTTTCCCGTCCAGAAATGGAAGAAGTAAAACAAAAAATTCCTGCGGGAATCGGTGTTATGGCAGGTTTAAGAACTAAATCCGTATCAATGCAACAGATTCAATCTCAAGTCCGTGCCGCCCAACAACGGGGACTGGGTGTAGCTTTTTTCTATTATGAAAGTCTTTGGAATACTGCACCAGAAGCATTAAAAGAACGTTTAGCTGGATTTAAAAGTTTATTTCCATATCCTGCATCCCGAACTGCTGTAGAATCAAGAGGATGGGAAATAAAAGTAGAATCAACGCCAGAGGAAACAAAAGTAGAGTCAATACCAGGAGAAACAAACCTCACTGTTACTGACCAAATACCATTTTAA